The Sulfurihydrogenibium sp. YO3AOP1 genome has a window encoding:
- a CDS encoding peptidylprolyl isomerase — MFDKISQSKWKNIVLFITVFAFVATSIVAIIVYKLSGEINGVAEVNGKEIPFYEFNYAYEMTARNMQMQNLDISNLKDQIKKEVVNDLIEKELLYQEAEKEGITATSEQVKNEILKISAFQVNGKFDKQTYLQIINSFGLTPDAFENILRKELSVNNLKTILLSTIYVSDEEIETFTKKQLTRVSGEATIIKPNTPEITEEMIKKFYEEHKKDYLAQTGKNITVYKIDIQKLGDDKAQQLAKQLFTQAKSGNLQSVPAEVEKVFEGDVFSNQEIQNLPKEIQEDVNSLNKDKKVSFTKTQNEYYISVFNGESLKSIPYEQVKNEIKQKLERELSQKALQDMQKTTDITQLLKQNKTEKQTISDNTIQELVVKFGIKREDLNKLANLKVGEISKPISTENGILIFKLTEIKEPDKSQVDETKRTILPFIKSQKFNDVYQMYVDSLKKKAKIKINKTVLENG, encoded by the coding sequence TTGTTTACAAATTAAGTGGAGAAATTAATGGTGTGGCAGAAGTAAACGGTAAAGAAATTCCATTTTATGAATTTAATTATGCATACGAAATGACAGCAAGAAATATGCAAATGCAAAATCTTGATATTTCTAATTTAAAAGACCAAATAAAGAAAGAAGTTGTAAATGATTTGATAGAAAAAGAACTTTTATATCAAGAAGCGGAAAAGGAAGGAATAACAGCAACTTCAGAGCAGGTAAAAAATGAGATTTTAAAAATTTCTGCATTTCAAGTCAATGGTAAATTTGATAAACAAACATACTTACAAATTATAAACTCTTTTGGGTTAACCCCTGATGCTTTTGAAAATATTTTAAGAAAAGAACTATCGGTCAATAACTTGAAAACAATTTTACTGTCTACAATCTATGTTAGTGATGAAGAGATTGAAACCTTTACTAAAAAACAACTTACAAGAGTGAGCGGTGAAGCTACTATAATAAAACCAAATACTCCAGAAATTACAGAAGAAATGATAAAAAAGTTTTACGAAGAGCATAAAAAAGATTATTTAGCACAAACAGGGAAAAATATAACAGTTTATAAAATAGATATCCAAAAATTAGGTGATGATAAAGCACAGCAGTTAGCAAAACAGCTATTTACGCAAGCAAAAAGTGGAAATTTGCAGTCTGTCCCGGCAGAAGTTGAGAAAGTTTTTGAAGGAGATGTTTTTTCTAACCAAGAAATTCAAAACTTACCAAAAGAAATTCAGGAAGATGTGAATTCCTTAAATAAAGACAAAAAAGTTTCATTCACTAAAACACAAAACGAGTATTACATTTCGGTATTTAATGGAGAATCTTTAAAATCAATACCTTACGAACAGGTTAAAAATGAAATTAAACAAAAATTAGAAAGAGAGTTATCACAAAAAGCTTTACAAGATATGCAAAAAACCACTGATATAACACAGCTATTAAAGCAAAATAAAACAGAAAAACAAACTATTTCTGATAACACAATTCAAGAATTGGTTGTCAAATTTGGAATAAAAAGAGAAGATTTAAATAAACTTGCTAACTTAAAAGTCGGGGAGATATCCAAACCAATCTCGACAGAAAATGGAATTTTAATATTTAAACTAACTGAAATAAAAGAACCGGATAAATCTCAGGTTGATGAAACGAAAAGAACAATTCTTCCTTTCATAAAATCTCAAAAATTCAACGATGTATATCAAATGTACGTTGATAGCTTAAAGAAAAAAGCAAAAATAAAAATTAATAAAACAGTATTAGAAAATGGATAA
- a CDS encoding class I SAM-dependent rRNA methyltransferase gives MTYKKVEITKEGYEKILSKNPLIYNKEIKKIPKEITPGELVKVYFKNTFCGVGYINPKSKITIRILSFEDVQVNEDFIKEKIEKAFDKRKELLKITNAIRLIHAEADGLPGLIVDYYDGYLSLQINTYGMERLRENILKSLIDIIKPKGIIEKSDEKAREKEGLQTEKKVLFGEVLEKILIFEYDVKFLVSLQESQKTGFYLDQRANRKLTSEYVKEGFKVLDLFCNAGGFGIHGGKKGAEFIKFVDISSFALSQVEENARLNNLKNYEIVKDDVFDFLKKEKDKYDLIILDPPPFAKSKNEKHDALRGFKYLILNSLKLLNQNGYLAIFSCSQNITLEDLINTTYDSLKDTKNMAEFALFFTQDKDHPYILNIPTSFYLKGLMIRKV, from the coding sequence TTGACATATAAAAAGGTGGAAATAACAAAAGAAGGTTATGAAAAAATACTATCTAAAAATCCTTTGATATACAACAAAGAAATCAAAAAAATACCAAAAGAGATTACGCCCGGAGAATTAGTAAAGGTTTATTTTAAAAACACTTTCTGCGGAGTTGGATACATAAATCCAAAGAGCAAGATAACTATAAGAATTTTATCCTTTGAAGATGTTCAAGTAAATGAAGATTTTATAAAAGAAAAGATTGAAAAAGCTTTTGATAAAAGAAAAGAGCTGTTAAAAATAACAAATGCGATTAGATTAATTCATGCAGAAGCAGATGGATTGCCCGGCTTGATAGTTGATTATTATGATGGTTATTTATCATTGCAGATTAATACATACGGAATGGAAAGGTTAAGAGAAAATATTCTAAAGTCTTTGATTGATATAATTAAGCCTAAAGGAATAATAGAAAAGTCTGATGAAAAAGCAAGAGAAAAAGAAGGTCTGCAAACGGAAAAGAAAGTACTTTTTGGAGAAGTACTAGAAAAGATTTTGATTTTTGAGTATGATGTTAAATTTTTAGTTTCTTTACAAGAAAGTCAAAAAACAGGTTTTTATTTAGACCAAAGAGCTAACAGAAAGTTAACTTCTGAATATGTAAAAGAAGGATTTAAAGTATTAGACTTATTTTGTAATGCAGGAGGATTTGGGATTCATGGTGGTAAAAAAGGAGCTGAATTTATAAAATTTGTAGATATTTCAAGCTTTGCTTTATCACAAGTCGAAGAAAACGCAAGGTTAAACAATTTAAAGAATTACGAGATAGTAAAAGATGATGTGTTTGATTTTTTAAAGAAAGAAAAAGATAAATATGATTTGATAATCCTTGACCCACCGCCTTTTGCAAAGAGTAAAAATGAAAAACATGATGCACTTAGAGGTTTTAAATATTTAATCTTAAACAGCTTAAAACTGTTAAATCAAAATGGATATCTTGCCATTTTCTCTTGTTCACAAAATATTACATTAGAAGATTTGATAAACACTACATACGACAGTTTAAAAGATACTAAAAATATGGCAGAATTTGCTTTGTTCTTTACTCAAGACAAAGACCATCCATACATCTTAAACATTCCAACATCTTTTTATTTGAAAGGTTTGATGATTAGAAAGGTGTAA
- a CDS encoding TIGR00730 family Rossman fold protein: MNSYIINEMKKEESWRLFKIIGDFIDGFEVMPNYLPSVTIFGSARVEEGNKYYEAARELAFKLSKKGFSIVTGGGPGIMEAANRGAFEADGNSIGLNIKLPKEQKPNKYLTEILNFNYFFARKVMLVKYATAFVLFPGGFGTLDEITETLTLIQTKKLKPFPVILYGNEYWNGFVQWLNDVVVKDGYIDKEDTELFKQMDDIDEIVDYIDQWYIKNSTKLIGEND; encoded by the coding sequence ATGAACAGCTATATTATCAATGAAATGAAAAAAGAAGAATCTTGGAGGTTATTTAAAATAATTGGAGATTTTATCGATGGATTTGAAGTTATGCCAAATTATCTACCTTCTGTTACTATTTTTGGTTCTGCAAGGGTAGAGGAAGGAAACAAATACTATGAAGCTGCAAGAGAGTTAGCTTTTAAACTTTCTAAAAAAGGATTTTCGATTGTAACCGGCGGTGGACCGGGAATTATGGAAGCTGCAAACAGAGGAGCATTTGAAGCAGACGGAAATTCGATCGGTTTAAACATAAAACTTCCAAAAGAGCAAAAACCAAACAAATACCTTACAGAAATCTTAAATTTTAATTATTTTTTTGCAAGAAAGGTTATGTTAGTAAAGTATGCAACAGCATTTGTCCTATTTCCAGGAGGGTTTGGAACCCTTGATGAGATAACGGAAACATTAACTTTAATACAAACAAAGAAGCTTAAACCTTTTCCAGTTATACTATACGGAAATGAATATTGGAATGGATTTGTACAATGGCTTAACGATGTGGTAGTAAAAGATGGATATATTGATAAAGAAGATACGGAGCTATTCAAACAGATGGATGACATTGATGAAATTGTTGATTATATTGACCAGTGGTATATTAAAAATAGTACAAAATTGATAGGAGAAAATGATTAA
- a CDS encoding type II and III secretion system protein, translated as MRKKKKLIVASMVGLTISVNIGYAERLSAEFTNAKLSTVVDALSQISNFNVIWDKDAIGQKDKLVSLAIRKPIEAENLFNLALLENGLIPVKEGGIYRIKVADEYFVSVPPEIIKAFGKDMFDGLVTQVKKYTSPAASIKIDNTTYTIIVKDDKDNINRLKNVITSYLDSIKKQSEYLAKIQEKEGQFIKKEFSISYETFKTIEDKIAENLGMYGKYDYDKSKEKLIVFDTKENITKISRIVGEATQEKIETKCFYARGLDPGELIENIKEKELSENGTIVFKSKETIQTGGTETREISTTGQSSPVGTTAGITKSSSTPATIITNLPKICITDTPKVIEKIKYKYADYLLDRPYQIAIEARIVQVSTSNLKDLGIQWGGSATNIDNNNTKIITGGGSTSVISGGRYAVDFPSSSATFPGGFAIGFVFGGLQNFLDVRLSALQSIGRSKILSKPQIVTIDGETAEISQGYEVPYTTAVAAGGGTVSSVSFKKAVLKLNVTPRTTADGNIIMDIIITQDIPDFKNLILGNPPIQTKTVTSKVVAKDGSVIAIGGILEKTEDLKDSGVPGLMNIPILGYLFKENYKQEKTNELLIFLSPRIVYE; from the coding sequence ATGAGGAAGAAAAAAAAGTTAATTGTAGCATCAATGGTAGGCTTAACTATAAGTGTTAATATAGGCTATGCAGAAAGATTATCTGCGGAATTTACAAATGCTAAATTGTCAACAGTTGTTGATGCTTTATCTCAAATTTCTAATTTTAATGTTATCTGGGATAAGGATGCTATTGGACAAAAAGATAAATTAGTATCTCTTGCTATAAGAAAACCTATAGAGGCTGAAAATCTTTTTAATTTAGCTTTGCTTGAAAATGGCCTTATTCCGGTTAAAGAGGGAGGGATTTATAGAATTAAAGTTGCTGATGAGTATTTTGTATCAGTTCCACCAGAAATAATAAAAGCATTTGGAAAAGATATGTTTGATGGTCTTGTTACACAGGTTAAAAAGTATACATCCCCAGCTGCATCGATAAAAATAGATAATACAACTTATACAATCATTGTTAAAGATGATAAAGATAATATAAATAGATTGAAGAATGTTATCACTTCTTATTTAGACTCTATTAAGAAACAGTCTGAATATCTTGCAAAAATTCAAGAAAAAGAAGGTCAATTTATAAAAAAGGAATTTAGTATTTCATATGAAACTTTTAAAACCATTGAAGATAAGATTGCTGAAAACTTAGGAATGTATGGAAAATATGATTACGATAAATCAAAAGAAAAATTAATTGTTTTTGATACAAAAGAAAATATAACAAAAATATCAAGAATAGTAGGTGAAGCAACCCAAGAGAAAATAGAGACAAAATGTTTTTATGCAAGAGGATTAGATCCAGGTGAATTAATAGAAAATATTAAAGAAAAAGAGCTTTCTGAAAATGGGACAATAGTATTCAAATCTAAAGAAACAATTCAAACAGGAGGTACTGAAACCAGAGAAATTTCAACAACTGGCCAATCATCTCCAGTTGGTACCACAGCTGGTATTACAAAATCATCTTCTACACCAGCAACTATAATAACTAATCTTCCTAAAATATGTATTACAGATACACCTAAGGTTATAGAAAAGATTAAATATAAATATGCAGATTACCTGCTTGATAGACCTTATCAAATAGCCATAGAAGCAAGAATAGTTCAGGTAAGTACGAGTAATTTAAAAGACTTGGGTATTCAATGGGGAGGCAGCGCAACTAATATCGATAATAATAATACAAAAATAATTACAGGCGGTGGATCTACAAGTGTAATTAGCGGTGGAAGATATGCAGTTGATTTTCCTTCAAGTTCCGCAACGTTTCCGGGTGGATTTGCTATTGGTTTTGTTTTTGGAGGATTGCAGAATTTTCTTGATGTAAGATTATCGGCATTGCAAAGTATAGGAAGGTCTAAAATACTTTCTAAACCACAAATCGTAACAATAGATGGCGAAACAGCAGAAATTTCTCAAGGATACGAGGTTCCATATACAACTGCTGTGGCAGCTGGCGGTGGTACTGTATCTTCAGTTTCATTTAAAAAAGCTGTATTAAAATTAAATGTGACACCAAGAACTACTGCTGATGGAAATATTATCATGGATATAATAATTACTCAGGATATACCAGACTTTAAAAATTTAATTTTAGGTAACCCGCCTATTCAAACAAAAACTGTGACAAGTAAGGTAGTTGCTAAAGATGGTTCTGTTATTGCAATCGGGGGAATTTTAGAAAAAACGGAAGATTTAAAAGACAGTGGAGTACCAGGTTTAATGAATATCCCTATCCTTGGATATTTATTTAAAGAAAACTACAAACAAGAAAAAACAAATGAACTTTTAATCTTTTTATCACCAAGAATAGTATATGAATAA
- the ileS gene encoding isoleucine--tRNA ligase, whose product MEFKDTLNLPQTEFPMKGNLPNKEPEILSFWEKINLYQKLREDRKGKDKYILHDGPPYANGHIHIGHALNKILKDILVKYQSMKGKDAPFVPGWDCHGLPIEQQVEKELKEKKIKKEDLSKSEFRKLCREYALKFVNIQKEEFKRLGIIGNWEKPYLTMRPSYQAQEVLELGRVFNKGVAYRGKKPVYWCIYDKTAEAEAEIEYYDKKDPSIYVKFKMKDSDDTYLVIWTTTPWTLPANLGVMVHPEFDYVYFKTGKGTLIVAKELLENFKEKTGLNGEVIKQVKGKDLEFKEYYHPFIDRVSKVYLSEFVELGTGTGLVHMAPGHGQEDYIIGQRYGVDAFAPVDDEGRFIQEAPDWLKGIRVFDANDLIIEKLQEVDALIYKEVISHSYPHCWRCKNPVIFRATPQWFISMEAKVNENQTLREAALKEIERVKWIPYYGQNRIKSMVENRPDWCISRQRSWGVPITVFYCENCGEIVKDMEVFEHVANLIKNDEFGADIWFEKLVKELLPEGYKCKKCGGQEFKKEEDILDVWFDSGVSHAAVLKYGEWEELRWPADMYLEGSDQHRGWFQSSLLESVASYNRAPYDTVLTHGFTLDEKGRKMSKSAGNVVAPEKVIKEYGADILRLWVVTEDYTEDIKIGFNLIKRIAEDYRKIRNTFRYFLGNLYDFNPNQDYVPYENLLEIDRWMLSKLQNIIQIADKSYEEGKFHKIYHTIKNFVIVDLSAIYLDILKDRLYVYAPKSLERKSAQTVLWELLLSLNKILAPIISFTAEEVWQYVRKIDSNIKESIHLEIMPVVNEKFIDKNLEETYEKLLEVRDDILKAIEEARKQDLVRHPYEARVILKLPKEYKEIVEKRLDWIKFFFTVSQVELSDNPEGDVVINGESVKDSVIAVSKAKGEKCPRCWIYDESVGRNGQPVCDRCKIQLEIMNIKLEELA is encoded by the coding sequence TTGGAATTTAAAGATACATTGAATCTGCCTCAAACTGAGTTTCCTATGAAAGGTAATCTACCAAATAAAGAGCCTGAAATATTATCTTTTTGGGAGAAAATAAATCTTTATCAGAAACTTAGAGAAGATAGAAAAGGAAAAGATAAATATATTCTTCATGACGGACCGCCATATGCAAACGGACATATACACATCGGACATGCTTTAAACAAAATTTTAAAAGATATTTTAGTTAAATATCAATCCATGAAAGGAAAAGATGCACCTTTTGTTCCAGGCTGGGATTGTCATGGGCTTCCGATAGAACAACAGGTAGAAAAAGAGTTAAAAGAGAAGAAAATCAAAAAAGAAGACCTTTCTAAATCTGAGTTTAGAAAGCTATGCAGAGAATACGCTTTAAAGTTTGTAAACATTCAAAAAGAAGAGTTTAAAAGACTTGGTATTATTGGAAATTGGGAAAAACCTTATCTTACAATGAGACCATCCTATCAAGCACAGGAAGTTTTAGAGCTTGGAAGAGTGTTTAACAAAGGTGTTGCATATAGAGGTAAAAAGCCTGTTTATTGGTGTATCTATGACAAAACAGCAGAAGCAGAAGCGGAAATTGAATATTACGACAAAAAAGACCCATCTATCTATGTAAAGTTTAAAATGAAAGATTCTGATGATACCTATCTTGTAATTTGGACTACTACTCCTTGGACGTTGCCTGCAAACCTTGGTGTAATGGTTCATCCAGAGTTTGATTATGTTTATTTCAAAACAGGTAAAGGAACTTTGATAGTTGCCAAAGAATTACTTGAAAACTTTAAAGAAAAGACCGGATTAAATGGAGAAGTAATAAAGCAGGTTAAAGGAAAAGATTTAGAGTTTAAAGAGTATTATCATCCATTTATAGATAGAGTTTCAAAGGTTTATCTCTCTGAGTTTGTTGAGCTTGGCACCGGTACAGGATTGGTCCATATGGCACCAGGACATGGTCAAGAAGACTATATCATCGGTCAAAGATATGGTGTAGATGCCTTTGCGCCTGTTGATGATGAAGGAAGGTTTATACAAGAAGCACCCGATTGGCTTAAAGGAATAAGGGTTTTTGATGCAAATGATTTAATCATTGAAAAATTACAAGAAGTAGACGCGTTGATATATAAAGAAGTGATAAGCCACTCTTATCCCCACTGTTGGAGATGTAAAAATCCGGTAATTTTTAGAGCAACTCCCCAGTGGTTTATATCTATGGAAGCAAAAGTTAATGAAAATCAAACTTTGAGAGAAGCAGCATTAAAAGAGATTGAAAGGGTAAAATGGATACCCTATTACGGACAAAACAGAATAAAAAGCATGGTAGAAAACAGGCCGGATTGGTGTATTTCAAGACAGAGAAGCTGGGGTGTTCCGATAACTGTATTTTACTGTGAAAACTGCGGTGAAATCGTTAAAGATATGGAAGTTTTTGAGCATGTAGCTAATCTAATTAAAAATGATGAGTTTGGGGCTGATATATGGTTTGAAAAATTAGTAAAAGAATTGCTTCCGGAGGGTTATAAATGTAAAAAATGCGGCGGGCAAGAGTTTAAAAAAGAAGAGGATATACTCGATGTCTGGTTTGATTCTGGCGTGTCCCATGCAGCAGTTTTAAAGTACGGAGAATGGGAAGAGTTAAGATGGCCTGCCGATATGTATTTAGAGGGTTCAGACCAGCATAGAGGTTGGTTCCAGTCTTCACTTCTTGAATCGGTAGCATCTTATAACAGAGCACCTTATGACACAGTTTTGACACATGGATTTACACTTGACGAAAAAGGCAGAAAAATGTCTAAATCTGCCGGAAATGTAGTAGCACCGGAAAAGGTTATAAAAGAGTATGGAGCTGACATACTAAGACTTTGGGTTGTTACAGAGGATTATACAGAAGACATAAAGATAGGTTTTAATCTTATAAAAAGAATTGCAGAAGATTACAGAAAAATAAGAAATACATTTAGATACTTCCTTGGAAATCTTTACGACTTCAATCCAAACCAGGACTATGTTCCTTACGAAAATCTATTAGAAATAGACAGGTGGATGCTTTCTAAACTTCAAAATATCATACAAATAGCCGACAAATCTTATGAAGAAGGCAAGTTTCATAAAATCTATCACACGATTAAAAACTTTGTAATAGTAGACCTTTCAGCAATATATCTTGATATTTTGAAAGATAGACTCTATGTTTACGCACCAAAAAGCTTAGAAAGAAAGTCGGCACAAACTGTATTGTGGGAATTACTTTTATCATTAAACAAAATCCTTGCACCTATCATCTCATTCACAGCAGAAGAAGTTTGGCAGTATGTAAGAAAAATCGATTCAAATATAAAAGAAAGCATTCATCTTGAAATTATGCCTGTTGTAAATGAAAAATTTATAGATAAAAATTTAGAAGAAACCTACGAAAAACTTTTAGAGGTAAGAGACGATATACTAAAAGCGATAGAAGAGGCAAGAAAACAAGACTTAGTAAGGCATCCATACGAAGCAAGAGTAATTTTAAAACTACCGAAAGAGTATAAAGAAATTGTAGAAAAAAGATTAGATTGGATTAAGTTTTTCTTTACTGTTAGCCAAGTAGAGCTTTCAGATAATCCTGAAGGCGATGTAGTAATTAATGGCGAATCTGTAAAAGACTCTGTTATAGCTGTTAGCAAAGCAAAAGGTGAGAAATGTCCAAGATGCTGGATCTATGATGAATCTGTTGGTAGGAATGGACAACCTGTTTGTGATAGATGTAAAATTCAGCTTGAAATTATGAATATCAAATTGGAGGAATTAGCATGA
- a CDS encoding flavin reductase family protein, with amino-acid sequence MEFDVKNLNETQIYKLMISTIVPRPIAWVSTVSKDGIFNIAPFSFYMGISSSPPLIAISIGKKDDDRKKDTWKNIEEVGDFVINIVTYDLVERMNITASPFDENIDEFKEANLTPIKSDLVNSPRIAESPINIECKKFMILEIADMGLIFGEILKFHIKDQLLNEKGYVDNKKLKVVGRLGGADYCLVDESNIFNLIRPDLKKR; translated from the coding sequence ATGGAATTTGATGTTAAAAATTTAAACGAAACTCAAATATATAAACTTATGATAAGTACTATTGTTCCAAGACCTATTGCTTGGGTTTCCACTGTATCAAAAGATGGAATATTTAATATAGCACCTTTTAGCTTTTATATGGGAATATCTTCAAGCCCACCTCTTATTGCAATCTCTATTGGGAAAAAAGATGATGACAGAAAAAAAGACACTTGGAAAAACATTGAAGAAGTGGGAGATTTTGTCATAAACATAGTGACCTATGACCTTGTCGAAAGAATGAACATTACCGCATCACCGTTTGATGAAAATATAGATGAATTTAAAGAAGCAAATCTTACACCTATAAAATCTGATTTAGTAAATTCCCCGAGAATTGCTGAATCACCTATTAATATAGAATGTAAAAAGTTTATGATTTTAGAAATTGCAGATATGGGACTAATTTTTGGAGAGATTTTGAAATTTCATATAAAAGACCAGCTACTTAACGAAAAAGGATACGTAGATAATAAAAAGTTAAAAGTAGTTGGAAGACTCGGTGGAGCTGATTATTGTTTGGTTGATGAAAGTAATATATTTAATCTTATCAGACCGGATTTAAAAAAGAGGTAA
- a CDS encoding HU family DNA-binding protein, giving the protein MKKPDIVKYIKEKHPEMDLKSIKDVVDEIFEVMAEALAKGEKIEIRKIGSFRVLKRKKPLKGRKRVSYSKTVHFKPGKVLKRALKSVSLEGEKNAKSKK; this is encoded by the coding sequence ATGAAAAAACCGGATATTGTTAAATATATAAAAGAAAAACATCCTGAAATGGATTTAAAAAGTATAAAAGATGTTGTTGATGAAATCTTTGAAGTGATGGCAGAAGCTTTAGCAAAGGGTGAAAAGATAGAAATTAGAAAGATAGGTTCTTTTAGAGTTTTAAAAAGAAAGAAACCACTCAAAGGAAGAAAGAGAGTTAGTTATTCGAAAACTGTTCATTTCAAGCCGGGTAAAGTATTAAAAAGAGCATTAAAAAGTGTATCCTTAGAAGGTGAAAAAAATGCAAAATCCAAAAAATGA
- a CDS encoding uracil-DNA glycosylase yields the protein MIDKNYLKVLKELGFEEIILDKPILNQKSSNQIDKIEELNKIYEEIKVCTKCDLHKSRTNPVLGEGNINAKIMFIGEAPGEEEDKQGRPFVGRAGKLLTKCIENAGHIREEVYIANINKCRPPNNRTPTIEEQEACIPFLLRQIEIINPKVLCLLGATAYRGIFKKEAKITKERGSILEFMGKKVYITYHPAYVLRNPKEEETFCQDIKNVFKLAGE from the coding sequence ATGATAGATAAAAATTATCTTAAAGTTTTAAAAGAGCTTGGTTTTGAAGAAATTATTTTAGATAAACCCATCTTAAATCAAAAATCAAGTAATCAAATAGATAAAATAGAAGAGTTAAACAAGATTTATGAAGAGATTAAAGTTTGCACAAAATGTGATTTACATAAAAGTAGAACAAATCCTGTTTTGGGTGAAGGCAATATTAATGCTAAAATTATGTTCATCGGAGAAGCTCCCGGAGAGGAAGAAGATAAGCAAGGAAGACCTTTTGTTGGAAGAGCAGGAAAACTACTTACAAAATGCATAGAAAATGCAGGGCATATAAGAGAAGAGGTTTATATTGCTAACATCAATAAATGTAGACCACCTAACAATAGAACACCAACCATAGAAGAGCAGGAAGCTTGCATTCCTTTTTTATTAAGACAGATAGAAATAATCAATCCAAAAGTTTTATGCTTACTTGGAGCTACTGCATACAGAGGAATTTTTAAGAAGGAAGCAAAAATTACAAAAGAAAGGGGAAGTATATTAGAGTTTATGGGCAAAAAGGTTTATATAACATACCATCCGGCTTATGTTCTTAGAAATCCAAAGGAAGAAGAAACTTTCTGTCAAGATATAAAAAATGTTTTTAAATTAGCGGGAGAATAA
- a CDS encoding transcriptional repressor, whose product MINKEELIKKLKLKNFKLTKQRLEIIDEILNFNGHFEIEDLVFKSREKNLKVSRSTIYRTLAILKDLGYIEEVIKLNNKTFYEVANKEHHDHLICLSCGKIIEFHDEKIESIQNEVCKKYNFKPVYHRLEIFGICEDCQKKEKV is encoded by the coding sequence TTGATTAACAAAGAAGAGCTTATAAAAAAGCTAAAGCTAAAAAATTTTAAACTTACGAAGCAAAGATTAGAAATAATTGATGAGATATTAAATTTTAATGGTCATTTTGAAATAGAAGATTTAGTTTTCAAATCAAGAGAAAAAAATCTTAAAGTATCACGTTCGACCATCTATAGAACATTAGCCATACTGAAAGATTTGGGATACATTGAAGAAGTAATTAAGCTTAACAATAAAACATTTTACGAAGTTGCAAACAAAGAACATCATGATCATTTAATCTGTCTAAGCTGTGGAAAGATTATAGAATTTCACGATGAAAAAATAGAATCTATTCAAAATGAAGTATGTAAAAAATACAACTTTAAACCGGTTTATCACAGATTAGAAATCTTTGGAATTTGTGAGGATTGTCAGAAAAAGGAAAAAGTATGA